A stretch of Desulfomonilia bacterium DNA encodes these proteins:
- the gcvPA gene encoding aminomethyl-transferring glycine dehydrogenase subunit GcvPA → MSFIPHSIEERALMLKAIGISDEEELFSMIPEELRLRQRLKIPGPLDEETIKRIPQGNFSKALFAGGGIYRHHIPAIVDMIASRQEIYTAYTPYQPEISQGTLQIIFEYQSMMASLTGMDVANASMYDGATALAEAVMMAVRAKDVKRILVARTVNPSYRAVLKTYMANFEVVIEEVPYDAGSGQIDLQALKDMSGNDSAFFIQNPNYFGIIEPMDEVSSVAKHTAFWGIVTGDAVSLGLLKKPGIWGCDVVSGDAQSFGNPTSGGGPMLGFMCVKKDNVRRMPGRIVGLTEDAAGNPAFCLTLSTREQHIRREKATSNICSNQALCATRSAIYLAAMGPAGLRTVAVQSARGARLLAEIFASKGYGALFSAPYFNEFVIKMSEEKVIELENAEITPGIQIQSCYPEMPEAVLVTVTEANSKEELRCLIENL, encoded by the coding sequence ATGTCATTCATACCGCACAGTATTGAAGAAAGAGCCCTGATGCTCAAAGCAATCGGAATCAGCGATGAGGAAGAGCTTTTCTCCATGATACCTGAAGAATTGCGTCTCAGGCAAAGGCTGAAAATACCGGGGCCGCTGGATGAGGAAACGATAAAACGGATTCCGCAGGGAAATTTCTCAAAGGCCTTGTTTGCCGGAGGGGGCATATACCGGCATCATATTCCTGCAATCGTCGATATGATCGCCTCCAGGCAGGAGATATATACCGCATATACGCCTTATCAGCCCGAGATAAGCCAGGGAACGCTCCAGATAATCTTTGAATACCAGAGCATGATGGCCTCCCTCACGGGAATGGATGTGGCGAACGCCTCCATGTACGACGGTGCTACCGCCCTTGCCGAGGCAGTAATGATGGCTGTCAGGGCAAAAGATGTCAAACGCATACTTGTTGCAAGGACTGTAAATCCTTCATACCGGGCCGTACTGAAAACATACATGGCAAACTTCGAGGTCGTTATTGAAGAAGTCCCATACGATGCCGGATCAGGTCAGATTGACCTTCAGGCCCTTAAGGATATGTCGGGTAACGACTCGGCTTTTTTCATTCAGAATCCGAATTATTTCGGAATAATAGAGCCGATGGATGAGGTTTCATCAGTTGCAAAACATACGGCATTCTGGGGCATTGTGACGGGAGATGCCGTTTCCCTTGGACTTTTGAAAAAACCGGGCATCTGGGGTTGCGACGTTGTATCGGGAGATGCCCAATCCTTCGGCAATCCGACAAGCGGCGGCGGGCCGATGCTGGGATTTATGTGCGTGAAAAAGGACAATGTCCGGCGAATGCCCGGAAGGATTGTGGGGCTTACTGAGGATGCTGCGGGAAACCCAGCATTCTGTCTCACCCTTTCAACCAGGGAGCAGCATATCCGGAGGGAAAAGGCCACATCCAACATATGCAGCAATCAGGCATTGTGTGCAACGCGCTCAGCCATATACCTGGCAGCCATGGGGCCTGCCGGACTCAGGACCGTAGCAGTTCAAAGCGCAAGGGGGGCAAGGCTCCTGGCGGAAATTTTTGCCAGTAAAGGCTATGGTGCTTTGTTCAGCGCTCCGTATTTCAACGAGTTTGTTATAAAAATGAGCGAGGAAAAGGTGATTGAGCTCGAAAATGCAGAGATAACACCCGGCATACAAATACAGAGCTGTTATCCGGAAATGCCTGAAGCGGTTCTTGTAACGGTGACCGAAGCAAATTCAAAAGAGGAATTGCGATGCCTGATAGAAAATCTGTAA
- a CDS encoding zf-HC2 domain-containing protein: protein MKDGIKKCEHYLKLLCEYVDSELSEDLHEDFKRHIESCEACWKAFRTYNITVTLSKKTKVIHTVSAEQVERLCSIVNSCLNCKK from the coding sequence GTGAAGGACGGAATAAAGAAATGCGAACACTATTTGAAACTACTCTGTGAATATGTCGATTCCGAACTTTCCGAAGACCTTCACGAGGATTTCAAAAGACATATCGAATCATGTGAAGCATGCTGGAAGGCTTTCAGGACATATAATATCACGGTCACACTCTCAAAAAAGACAAAAGTCATCCATACTGTATCCGCCGAACAGGTAGAAAGGCTTTGTTCAATAGTCAACAGCTGCCTGAACTGCAAAAAATAA
- the folD gene encoding bifunctional methylenetetrahydrofolate dehydrogenase/methenyltetrahydrofolate cyclohydrolase FolD has translation MSNIINGKELSEKKRAEVALKAARFTARFNRQPGLAVVLVGNDPASAIYVRNKKLACEKAGIRSFSYALDESASQQEILELVKKLNEDREVDGLLVQLPLPQGFNSQEILLSIDPAKDVDGLHPYNQGRLLTGDPALVSCTPAGVMYMLKECGVELKGKDAVVVGRSNMVGKPQALLLMAEHATVTICHSRTRDLDKKVGAADVLVAAIGKAEMIRGSWIKEGAVVIDVGMNRTEAGLKGDVEFAEAVKKASLITPVPGGVGLMTVAMLLENTVTAAYAHMGAI, from the coding sequence TTGTCCAATATAATAAACGGGAAGGAGTTGTCAGAGAAGAAAAGAGCAGAAGTAGCCTTAAAGGCTGCTCGATTCACCGCTAGATTTAACAGGCAGCCCGGACTGGCGGTAGTCCTTGTAGGAAACGATCCTGCATCGGCGATCTATGTCAGGAACAAGAAGCTTGCCTGTGAAAAGGCCGGCATCCGGTCATTTTCATATGCCCTTGATGAGAGCGCTTCACAGCAGGAAATACTGGAACTAGTCAAAAAACTTAATGAGGACAGGGAGGTTGACGGGCTTCTCGTACAGCTTCCCCTGCCGCAAGGGTTCAATTCTCAGGAGATTCTTTTAAGCATCGATCCGGCAAAGGATGTCGACGGCCTCCACCCGTATAATCAGGGCAGGCTCCTGACAGGTGATCCGGCGCTGGTTTCATGCACGCCCGCAGGCGTCATGTACATGCTCAAAGAGTGCGGCGTTGAGCTCAAGGGAAAGGATGCAGTGGTAGTGGGCCGGAGCAACATGGTGGGAAAGCCGCAGGCGCTCTTGCTCATGGCCGAGCATGCGACGGTAACCATCTGCCATTCAAGGACCAGAGACCTCGACAAGAAAGTGGGTGCCGCCGATGTGCTGGTTGCAGCAATCGGTAAAGCCGAAATGATCAGGGGTTCATGGATTAAAGAGGGCGCCGTGGTAATTGACGTGGGGATGAACAGGACGGAAGCGGGACTGAAGGGTGATGTTGAATTTGCAGAGGCAGTAAAAAAGGCAAGCCTTATAACCCCTGTTCCAGGAGGGGTAGGCCTCATGACTGTTGCTATGCTGCTGGAGAATACTGTGACAGCGGCGTACGCGCATATGGGGGCCATATAA
- a CDS encoding protease inhibitor I42 family protein, which produces MMKVFSGMVVVLAIFMVSMPLQAAQKTITSKDDEKLVTLNIGDKLVIKLPGNYTTGYQWEVIKGYDDDIIRQEGKGEYKPEKTDRVGAGGTAIFTFTAVGTGRTDLNMEYKRPWEKNGDVPEDFEITVLVKKSKSKGKNTDIEQDD; this is translated from the coding sequence ATGATGAAGGTGTTTTCAGGCATGGTTGTTGTCCTGGCAATATTCATGGTTTCAATGCCCCTTCAGGCAGCACAGAAAACAATAACATCAAAAGACGATGAAAAGCTGGTGACCCTGAACATAGGCGATAAGCTTGTGATAAAGCTGCCCGGCAATTACACGACGGGTTATCAGTGGGAAGTGATTAAGGGTTACGATGATGATATCATAAGACAGGAAGGAAAAGGTGAATACAAGCCGGAAAAAACCGATAGAGTTGGTGCCGGAGGGACTGCAATATTTACCTTTACTGCTGTTGGGACAGGCCGGACGGACCTTAATATGGAATACAAACGACCCTGGGAAAAAAACGGTGATGTCCCTGAAGACTTCGAAATAACGGTTCTGGTGAAGAAAAGTAAAAGCAAGGGCAAAAATACAGATATTGAGCAGGATGACTGA
- the gcvT gene encoding glycine cleavage system aminomethyltransferase GcvT, whose translation MRTPLYDSHVKMGARVIDFHGWDMPVWYSGIKEEHMATRGGAGIFDASHMGEIWVSGPDCAGFLNRILTVDVAVLEEGKVKYTFFLNEEAGIIDDIIVYCTRPKEEYMLCVNSSNIEKDFAWLKAHRKEGVEIVDKSPATAMIALQGPLAGEVLERVISFDYDGLKRFYFQTAHTSFGNLIISRTGYTGSDGVEIFMNAEYSPGLWAALIDKGATPCGLGARDTLRLEMGYPLHGNDLDETTTPLEAGLKFAVDMNKPEFIGRPVLEKQLASGLKKRLVGLVMEEKGIPRQGYSCGSEGVTGSITSGSISPVLDTGIALAYMDASVNYGDAAYVVIRDKKLAARIKKPPFVKTNLTK comes from the coding sequence ATGCGGACCCCCCTTTATGACAGTCATGTAAAAATGGGTGCGCGAGTCATCGACTTCCATGGATGGGATATGCCTGTATGGTATTCAGGCATTAAGGAAGAGCACATGGCCACCAGGGGCGGAGCAGGCATTTTCGATGCAAGCCACATGGGGGAGATATGGGTGAGCGGTCCGGACTGCGCCGGATTTCTCAACAGGATCTTAACGGTTGATGTTGCGGTTCTGGAAGAAGGCAAGGTCAAATACACCTTCTTCCTCAATGAAGAGGCCGGGATAATAGATGACATAATAGTGTACTGCACCAGACCAAAAGAGGAATACATGTTGTGCGTGAACTCATCGAATATCGAGAAAGATTTCGCATGGCTTAAGGCGCACAGGAAAGAGGGTGTGGAAATTGTGGACAAAAGCCCGGCCACAGCTATGATAGCACTTCAGGGACCTCTTGCAGGAGAAGTGCTGGAAAGGGTCATCAGCTTTGACTATGACGGCCTGAAAAGGTTTTATTTCCAGACTGCACATACTTCCTTCGGCAATCTCATAATCTCCCGTACAGGATATACCGGTTCTGACGGCGTCGAGATATTCATGAATGCGGAATATTCACCCGGGCTCTGGGCTGCCCTTATAGATAAAGGCGCAACACCATGCGGGCTGGGGGCAAGGGATACGCTGAGGCTTGAAATGGGCTATCCCCTTCACGGAAACGACCTTGATGAGACTACCACGCCACTGGAAGCTGGTCTAAAATTTGCCGTTGATATGAACAAGCCGGAATTCATCGGCAGGCCGGTCCTTGAAAAACAGCTGGCCTCGGGTTTAAAGAAAAGGCTTGTGGGACTAGTCATGGAGGAAAAAGGTATCCCGAGGCAGGGCTATTCATGCGGGTCGGAAGGAGTCACCGGCAGCATTACTTCGGGCAGTATTTCACCCGTACTGGATACGGGCATTGCACTTGCGTATATGGATGCATCCGTAAATTACGGAGATGCCGCATATGTTGTTATCAGGGACAAGAAACTGGCAGCAAGAATCAAAAAGCCGCCTTTTGTAAAAACAAATCTGACAAAATAA
- a CDS encoding sigma-70 family RNA polymerase sigma factor, which yields MGKAKNKINEAELVRRIKSGDNTAVEDFVRQYSSRVYSLAYQLTRSSSAAEEIMQEVFITVISKIATLENESYFSTWLYRVTANAAYGYLRKEKKHKDLVPVDDVEAGSGVLQDLADLPDDILLSDESREIVRQAIDRLPETLRTIVIMKDVEGLQNEEIAEAMKLSLPAVKSRLHRGRLMLRDKLSRHLRRYS from the coding sequence ATGGGTAAGGCAAAAAACAAGATAAACGAAGCAGAACTCGTAAGGAGGATAAAGAGCGGTGACAATACCGCAGTGGAGGATTTTGTCAGGCAATACTCATCCAGGGTATACAGCCTTGCCTATCAGCTTACACGGAGCAGCAGCGCTGCGGAAGAGATCATGCAGGAGGTCTTCATTACCGTGATCTCAAAGATAGCGACCCTTGAGAACGAGAGTTATTTCTCGACCTGGCTTTACAGGGTGACGGCGAACGCGGCATACGGATATCTCAGAAAAGAAAAAAAACACAAGGACCTTGTGCCGGTTGACGATGTCGAGGCCGGCTCAGGTGTTTTGCAGGATCTGGCAGACCTGCCCGATGACATACTTTTATCCGACGAGAGCAGGGAGATAGTGAGGCAGGCAATAGACAGGCTGCCCGAGACGCTTCGCACGATCGTGATCATGAAGGACGTGGAAGGGCTTCAGAACGAAGAGATCGCAGAGGCCATGAAACTTTCACTACCTGCGGTCAAATCGCGGCTCCACAGGGGAAGGCTTATGTTGAGGGATAAGCTTTCAAGGCATCTGAGGAGGTATTCGTGA
- the gcvH gene encoding glycine cleavage system protein GcvH gives MNIPDNLKYTKDHEWGKIENGRLRVGITDYAQKELGDIVFVEVKAVGTKLKSGDTIGTIESVKAVSDIYTPVSGEIVEINTALSDTPELVNQDCYGSAWMAVILMDEPEKAGTLMDAAAYGEYVKSEAK, from the coding sequence ATGAATATTCCGGATAATCTCAAATACACAAAAGACCATGAGTGGGGGAAAATAGAAAACGGCAGGTTGAGGGTCGGAATAACGGATTATGCTCAGAAAGAACTTGGGGACATTGTATTTGTCGAGGTCAAGGCCGTTGGCACGAAACTTAAATCAGGCGATACGATAGGTACCATAGAATCGGTGAAGGCCGTATCCGACATATACACGCCGGTTTCGGGCGAGATAGTTGAAATAAACACAGCCCTGTCCGATACGCCCGAACTTGTTAACCAGGACTGCTACGGGTCAGCATGGATGGCCGTAATCTTGATGGATGAACCTGAGAAGGCGGGGACGCTTATGGATGCAGCGGCTTACGGAGAATATGTCAAATCAGAGGCAAAATAA
- a CDS encoding AAA family ATPase, protein MHLKKLTLRPQDYPVKDIYPFNLDVFKMSPALEFDTKITFFCGENGSGKSTLLKAVTKRCGIYIWKEYGKTRFDYNPYEDELYRYIDIEWADGKKPGAYFSAESYEHLATIIDDWASCDPDLLDYFGGKSLITQSHGESFMSFFKSRYRIEGVYFLDEPETALSPKRQIEFLRLLTLMSADGHAQFVIATHSPILLSCPGAKIISFDGEKLEPIHYEETDYYRIYRDFLLDREKYLKDLDG, encoded by the coding sequence ATGCATCTGAAAAAACTGACATTGAGACCTCAAGATTATCCGGTAAAGGATATCTATCCCTTCAACCTGGATGTTTTCAAGATGTCGCCTGCGCTCGAATTCGATACGAAGATCACGTTTTTCTGCGGTGAAAACGGCTCGGGAAAGTCCACTTTATTGAAGGCCGTCACAAAAAGATGCGGTATCTATATATGGAAGGAATACGGCAAGACGCGGTTCGACTATAATCCATACGAAGATGAGCTTTACCGCTATATAGATATCGAATGGGCTGACGGTAAAAAACCTGGCGCCTATTTTTCGGCGGAATCCTATGAGCATCTTGCAACAATCATCGACGACTGGGCAAGCTGCGACCCAGACCTGCTTGATTATTTCGGCGGCAAATCTCTCATCACACAGTCTCACGGCGAATCCTTCATGTCGTTTTTCAAATCCCGCTACAGGATCGAAGGTGTTTATTTCCTCGATGAGCCGGAGACGGCTCTTTCGCCCAAAAGACAGATAGAATTCCTTAGGCTGCTTACCCTGATGAGCGCCGACGGCCATGCCCAGTTCGTAATAGCAACTCATTCTCCGATCCTTTTAAGCTGTCCCGGTGCTAAGATCATAAGCTTCGACGGCGAGAAACTTGAGCCCATTCATTACGAGGAAACCGATTATTACAGAATTTACAGGGACTTCCTTCTGGACAGGGAAAAATATCTTAAAGACCTTGACGGGTAG
- the gcvPB gene encoding aminomethyl-transferring glycine dehydrogenase subunit GcvPB — MPDRKSVSTFPEITEPVLKFISARGKNKRVTPQPFGQGVPDDLSGLIAPEQPEIPDVSEVEAVRHFTRLSRRNFGVDQGMYPLGSCTMKYNPKISEAIAQSIAEKHPADRFAMSNVLRALAALKRYLTDICGMEGCSLWPAAGAHGELTGMLIIKKAISSKGEKRSLVLIPDTAHGTNPASCAIAGFQIKNIPSGPKGYLEAKTLKEHLTPEVAALMITNPNTLGIFEQEIREIADLLHANGSYLYMDGANLNAIMGMARPGDMGVDCMHVNLHKTFSTPHGGGGPGAGPVLVNEELEKFLPVPRIVHEPHKPFVLSYDAPESIGRVHSFLGNVSVLIKALVYIVSIGPGGICEASRTAVLNANYLKKKLSEIFDLPYETPTLHEFVLSDKNQKDAHVSTMDMAKALMDYGFHPPTVYFPLVVPGAIMIEPTETESLAELDRFAEAMKEIAELAKTDPESFHARPLMTPVARVDEVKAARSLILSWNEIKSNSL; from the coding sequence ATGCCTGATAGAAAATCTGTAAGCACTTTTCCGGAAATAACGGAACCGGTCCTGAAATTTATCAGTGCCCGTGGAAAAAACAAACGTGTCACACCGCAGCCTTTTGGTCAGGGGGTACCGGATGACCTTTCAGGTCTCATTGCACCGGAACAGCCCGAAATACCTGATGTTTCCGAGGTTGAGGCGGTGAGGCATTTTACAAGGCTCTCCCGCAGGAATTTCGGGGTCGACCAGGGCATGTATCCTCTAGGCTCCTGCACCATGAAATACAACCCCAAGATATCCGAGGCAATCGCACAAAGCATTGCAGAAAAGCACCCTGCCGACAGGTTTGCCATGAGCAATGTGCTCAGGGCGCTTGCCGCGCTCAAGCGCTATCTTACAGATATATGCGGGATGGAAGGCTGCAGCCTCTGGCCTGCGGCCGGCGCACACGGCGAGCTTACCGGGATGCTCATTATAAAAAAGGCAATTTCGTCAAAGGGTGAAAAGAGATCTCTTGTCCTCATCCCCGATACGGCGCATGGAACAAACCCGGCATCATGCGCCATTGCAGGTTTTCAGATAAAAAACATTCCTTCCGGGCCAAAAGGTTATCTTGAAGCGAAAACGCTCAAAGAGCACCTTACTCCCGAAGTCGCGGCGCTGATGATCACCAACCCTAACACGCTGGGAATATTCGAGCAGGAGATAAGAGAGATAGCAGACCTCCTGCATGCCAACGGTTCATATCTTTATATGGACGGTGCGAACCTGAACGCCATAATGGGTATGGCCAGACCCGGAGACATGGGTGTGGACTGCATGCATGTCAACCTTCACAAGACCTTTTCAACGCCGCACGGAGGCGGAGGTCCCGGAGCGGGGCCAGTGCTTGTAAACGAGGAACTGGAGAAATTTCTCCCTGTGCCGAGAATCGTGCATGAACCGCATAAGCCTTTTGTCCTGAGCTATGACGCACCCGAATCAATCGGCAGGGTCCATTCGTTTCTGGGAAATGTAAGCGTGCTGATAAAGGCGCTTGTTTATATCGTCAGCATAGGCCCCGGCGGCATATGCGAGGCTTCGAGAACGGCGGTGCTCAATGCGAATTATCTTAAAAAGAAGCTTTCAGAAATATTCGATCTGCCCTACGAAACGCCCACGCTGCATGAATTCGTACTCTCCGACAAGAATCAGAAGGACGCACATGTAAGCACAATGGATATGGCGAAGGCTCTTATGGATTACGGGTTCCACCCGCCTACCGTATATTTCCCGCTCGTCGTTCCCGGGGCGATAATGATCGAGCCTACCGAGACCGAGTCTCTTGCCGAACTCGACAGGTTTGCGGAAGCCATGAAGGAAATAGCGGAACTCGCAAAGACCGATCCGGAATCGTTCCATGCAAGACCACTTATGACGCCTGTTGCAAGGGTTGACGAGGTGAAGGCCGCCCGCAGCCTGATACTTTCATGGAATGAAATTAAATCCAATTCCTTATAA